One Fibrobacter sp. UWB16 DNA window includes the following coding sequences:
- a CDS encoding DNA recombination protein RmuC, with protein sequence MKSQLEMTKAEAARAFEEQKARFDDISQRLVAEAKNATEEMLKQREKQISESGHATMEQLVTPLKETIAKMEKTMNDTTLQQTAANTSLKEVLQQSINSNKATKQTADDLIRAFKHDSKIQGDWGECVLEELLQSLGLQKGIHFETQSTLRDEKGNVLRAEETGSMMRPDVIVHLDTKKDVIVDSKVSMNAFMDYVACEDVEQRKLLLKRHIESLKKHVDELAKKKYSTYVKAPRETVDFVIMFVPRSAALWTALSEEPSLWRDSMDRGVYIADEQTLFAALRIVKLTWRQVQQAQNQQKVFELANEVLKRVGMFVKNMEDIGSALGKAQDAYNKGMAKLDDKGASIVQSCRKLERLGAKQDSKNPLPPDVDAIEIQEIEEK encoded by the coding sequence TTGAAAAGCCAACTTGAAATGACAAAAGCCGAGGCGGCCCGAGCTTTTGAAGAGCAAAAAGCTCGCTTCGATGATATCTCGCAGCGCCTAGTTGCCGAAGCGAAAAACGCTACTGAAGAAATGCTTAAACAGCGCGAAAAGCAAATTTCGGAATCGGGCCATGCCACCATGGAACAGCTCGTGACTCCGCTCAAGGAAACCATCGCCAAGATGGAAAAGACCATGAACGACACGACGCTACAGCAGACTGCGGCGAATACCTCGCTGAAGGAAGTTCTGCAGCAATCCATCAATTCTAACAAGGCGACAAAGCAAACTGCCGATGACTTGATTCGCGCTTTCAAGCACGATAGCAAAATTCAGGGCGACTGGGGCGAATGCGTCCTCGAAGAACTGCTGCAATCGCTCGGACTCCAAAAGGGAATTCATTTTGAAACGCAATCAACACTGCGCGATGAAAAAGGCAATGTGCTCCGCGCCGAAGAGACTGGAAGCATGATGCGCCCGGATGTTATCGTCCACCTGGATACAAAAAAGGATGTCATTGTCGATTCTAAGGTTTCCATGAATGCTTTTATGGACTATGTCGCTTGCGAAGATGTGGAACAGCGGAAGCTCCTTTTGAAACGTCATATTGAAAGCCTCAAGAAGCATGTGGATGAACTTGCCAAGAAAAAGTATTCGACATACGTGAAAGCTCCGAGGGAAACCGTTGATTTTGTTATCATGTTTGTCCCTCGCTCAGCCGCTCTTTGGACGGCGCTTTCCGAGGAACCTTCTCTTTGGCGCGATTCCATGGACCGTGGAGTCTATATTGCCGACGAACAGACGCTTTTTGCCGCTCTCCGTATCGTTAAGTTGACCTGGCGCCAGGTGCAGCAGGCTCAAAACCAGCAAAAGGTCTTTGAACTTGCGAACGAAGTGCTCAAACGTGTGGGCATGTTTGTGAAAAATATGGAAGATATTGGCTCCGCCCTTGGAAAAGCTCAAGACGCTTACAATAAGGGAATGGCGAAACTCGATGATAAGGGGGCTAGCATAGTGCAATCTTGCCGCAAACTGGAACGTCTTGGTGCAAAACAAGACTCCAAAAATCCGCTCCCGCCAGACGTCGATGCTATTGAAATTCAAGAAATCGAAGAAAAGTAA
- the ligA gene encoding NAD-dependent DNA ligase LigA has product MSEQKEIDRTRYFELKKQLEEASRLYYKDGVSPMSDQDFDFGLKEMEALEAKYPELRGKGSLTQKVGSDLTNDFAKVAHAVPMLSIANVYSEEEMREFVKAAEEGIASLETSLDPSRIRAQDDEKGSAQDEREIPGHPRQARTGAGNDKKATWICERKIDGVSLSVVYENGRLKQAATRGDGAQGDDVTLNALTITDIPEYFDAKKLKIDPSEIPQGTFEVRGEVYMEREAFERLNEQFILENKKTFQNCRNTVSGSLKLKSVAECKTRPMRFFAYHIPQSNNKTHEENLKQLKRLGFHTNDYWTANTVDEIMAISEKIGASRDSLPFDIDGMVVKLNDLQQQRELGSTSKSPRWAIAYKFKAERAYTPLLSVEFQVGRTGAVTPVANLAPVRLAGTTVKRATLHNFDEVARLDLHYGDTVGVEKGGEIIPKITDVKRELRPAGASPVVAPEKCPVCGEQLTHIDGEVILRCENMHCQAQVQCLFEHFVSREAMNIENLGPALIASLLATGKIKRIPDLYRLTLEDLESQERMAKKSAKNVFDAIQASKQRSLENLLHGLGIRFVGRTSARNIAKHFRTLEKIRTATVEELQNVTDVGERIGKSVYEFFHTPLYTNEIDELVALGLPTEFKGVVKTLFQGQTAVITGTLPNMDRDEARKLIEENGGKVSGSVSKKTSWVLAGEAAGSKLTKANELGIPVHDEAWLMAQIANASESANEDATPADASSATKPAEDQMSLDL; this is encoded by the coding sequence ATGAGTGAGCAGAAAGAAATCGACCGTACCCGCTATTTTGAGTTAAAGAAACAACTGGAAGAAGCTAGCCGTCTTTATTACAAGGACGGGGTCTCCCCCATGAGCGACCAGGATTTTGACTTTGGGCTCAAGGAGATGGAAGCTCTCGAAGCGAAGTATCCGGAACTACGCGGGAAGGGTTCGCTCACGCAGAAGGTCGGTAGCGACCTCACGAATGATTTTGCGAAGGTGGCACATGCGGTGCCGATGCTCAGCATCGCAAACGTGTACAGCGAAGAAGAAATGCGCGAGTTTGTGAAGGCTGCGGAAGAAGGAATCGCGAGTCTCGAGACTTCACTGGATCCTTCGCGCATTCGCGCTCAGGATGACGAGAAAGGCAGCGCTCAGGATGAAAGGGAGATTCCCGGTCATCCCCGTCAAGCGAGGACAGGCGCCGGGAATGACAAGAAAGCGACGTGGATTTGCGAGAGGAAGATCGACGGGGTTAGCCTTTCGGTGGTTTACGAGAATGGTCGTCTGAAGCAGGCGGCGACGCGTGGCGACGGCGCTCAGGGCGATGACGTGACATTGAATGCGCTCACGATTACAGATATTCCTGAATATTTTGACGCGAAGAAATTGAAGATTGACCCGAGCGAGATTCCGCAGGGGACGTTCGAAGTCCGTGGTGAAGTCTACATGGAACGCGAGGCTTTTGAACGCTTGAACGAGCAGTTCATCTTGGAAAACAAGAAGACTTTCCAGAACTGCCGCAATACGGTTTCGGGCTCGCTCAAGCTCAAGAGCGTTGCCGAATGCAAGACGCGCCCGATGCGCTTTTTTGCATACCACATTCCGCAGAGCAACAACAAGACTCACGAAGAGAACTTGAAGCAGCTCAAGCGTCTCGGTTTCCATACGAACGATTATTGGACCGCCAATACGGTCGATGAAATCATGGCGATTTCTGAGAAGATTGGTGCGAGCCGCGACAGCCTCCCGTTCGACATTGACGGCATGGTCGTGAAGCTGAACGATTTGCAACAGCAGCGAGAACTCGGCAGCACGAGCAAGAGCCCGCGCTGGGCCATCGCTTACAAGTTTAAGGCGGAACGCGCTTACACGCCGCTTTTGTCTGTAGAATTCCAGGTCGGCCGCACCGGTGCCGTGACGCCTGTAGCCAATCTCGCACCCGTGCGCCTCGCCGGCACGACCGTGAAGCGCGCCACCCTCCACAACTTCGACGAAGTGGCAAGGCTTGACTTGCACTACGGCGACACAGTCGGCGTAGAGAAGGGTGGCGAGATTATCCCGAAAATCACCGACGTCAAGCGCGAGCTGCGCCCCGCCGGGGCCTCCCCCGTTGTGGCTCCCGAAAAATGCCCTGTATGCGGCGAGCAACTGACACACATCGACGGCGAAGTGATTTTACGCTGCGAAAACATGCACTGCCAAGCACAAGTGCAATGTCTGTTCGAGCATTTCGTGAGCCGTGAAGCGATGAACATCGAAAATCTCGGCCCGGCGCTTATCGCAAGCCTCCTCGCCACTGGCAAAATCAAGCGCATTCCAGACCTTTACCGACTTACGCTCGAAGACCTGGAATCGCAGGAACGCATGGCGAAGAAGAGTGCGAAAAACGTCTTTGACGCCATCCAAGCATCAAAACAGCGCAGTCTCGAAAATCTGTTGCACGGTCTCGGCATCCGCTTTGTCGGCCGCACCAGTGCCCGTAACATCGCAAAGCATTTCCGCACGCTCGAAAAAATCCGCACAGCTACGGTCGAAGAATTGCAAAACGTGACTGACGTCGGTGAACGCATCGGAAAATCCGTTTACGAATTTTTCCACACGCCGCTTTATACCAATGAAATTGATGAACTCGTAGCGCTCGGACTCCCGACGGAATTCAAGGGCGTTGTCAAAACATTGTTCCAAGGGCAAACGGCGGTCATCACGGGAACGCTCCCGAACATGGACCGCGATGAAGCGCGCAAACTCATCGAAGAGAATGGCGGCAAGGTTTCCGGTTCCGTCAGTAAAAAGACGAGTTGGGTTTTGGCAGGCGAAGCGGCAGGTTCCAAGCTCACCAAGGCAAACGAGCTCGGAATTCCCGTACACGACGAAGCATGGCTTATGGCTCAGATCGCGAATGCCAGCGAGAGCGCGAACGAAGATGCCACACCCGCTGATGCGAGCAGCGCAACAAAGCCCGCTGAAGATCAAATGTCGCTGGATCTATAG
- a CDS encoding bifunctional anthranilate synthase component II/anthranilate phosphoribosyltransferase — translation MIIIIDNYDSFTYNVYQALAKITTEEIRVLRSRECTIADIEKLNPSRLIVSPGPGRPEDAGISVEAIKHFAGKLPILGVCLGHQAIGYAFGAKIVQAKFIKHGIAEEIDLDGKGLFRTIGKKNIFTRYHSLVIDESTLPGDFEVTARATDGDIMGIRHKTLPIEGVQFHPESIASGRADEFFKAFLNYRREPLDIRGILNTLTAGKDLTRETAEMFMEDLTDGIMDERQMAAILTALSSKGPVTDEIAGCAKVLSSKKRKFPYSGDELTDIVGTGGDGKGSFNVSSLSGLIAASCGAKIAKHGNRAVSSKSGAADFYTAAGFKLDMTPEKAASVIDKTNFVFLMAPVYHSAMRFAGPVRGALGVKTIMNLLGPLTNPAEAKYLMLGVYSKSILEPFTKAAKSLGAKRVMVAISDDGYDEISPCVPTTIAEILEDGEYREYRIDPKEFGVPAVDPEDLAGGTGVDNFNLALDVLNGKGRPGIKYACALNAGAALYISNKAASIKEGFDKAIKAMEDGSVLKKIEEVKVATNA, via the coding sequence ATGATTATCATTATCGACAACTACGATTCTTTTACTTACAACGTTTATCAGGCATTAGCCAAGATTACCACCGAAGAAATCCGCGTGCTCCGTAGCCGCGAATGCACCATTGCAGATATCGAAAAGCTGAACCCGAGCCGCCTTATCGTAAGCCCGGGCCCGGGCCGCCCCGAAGATGCGGGCATTTCCGTCGAAGCCATCAAGCACTTCGCAGGCAAGCTCCCGATTTTGGGCGTGTGCCTCGGCCACCAGGCTATCGGTTACGCCTTTGGCGCAAAGATTGTGCAGGCCAAGTTCATCAAGCACGGCATCGCCGAAGAAATCGACCTCGATGGCAAGGGTCTCTTCCGCACCATCGGCAAGAAGAACATCTTCACGCGTTACCACAGCTTGGTCATCGACGAATCTACGCTCCCGGGCGATTTCGAAGTGACCGCCCGCGCAACAGACGGCGACATCATGGGCATTCGCCACAAGACGCTCCCGATTGAAGGCGTGCAGTTCCACCCGGAATCCATCGCTAGCGGCCGCGCCGACGAATTCTTCAAGGCATTCCTCAACTACCGTCGCGAACCGCTTGACATCCGCGGAATCCTGAACACGCTTACTGCAGGCAAGGATTTGACTCGCGAAACCGCCGAAATGTTCATGGAAGACTTGACGGACGGTATCATGGACGAACGCCAGATGGCAGCAATCCTTACCGCACTTTCCAGCAAGGGCCCCGTGACCGATGAAATCGCCGGTTGCGCGAAGGTACTCAGCAGCAAGAAGCGCAAGTTCCCGTACAGCGGTGACGAACTCACCGATATCGTGGGTACCGGTGGCGACGGCAAGGGTAGCTTCAACGTGAGCTCTCTCTCCGGCCTTATCGCAGCAAGCTGTGGCGCCAAGATTGCCAAGCACGGCAACCGCGCTGTTTCGAGCAAGTCCGGTGCCGCCGACTTTTACACGGCTGCAGGCTTCAAGCTCGACATGACTCCGGAAAAAGCAGCAAGCGTCATCGACAAGACGAACTTTGTTTTCCTCATGGCTCCGGTTTACCACAGCGCTATGCGTTTTGCAGGCCCGGTTCGTGGCGCACTCGGCGTGAAGACCATCATGAATTTACTCGGCCCCCTCACGAACCCGGCCGAAGCCAAATACCTCATGCTCGGCGTTTACAGCAAGTCGATTCTCGAACCGTTCACCAAGGCTGCAAAGTCCCTCGGTGCCAAGCGCGTGATGGTCGCTATCTCCGATGACGGCTACGACGAAATCTCTCCGTGCGTTCCGACGACCATTGCCGAAATCTTGGAAGACGGCGAGTATCGCGAATACCGCATTGACCCGAAGGAATTCGGCGTCCCGGCTGTGGACCCGGAAGACCTCGCAGGCGGTACGGGCGTGGACAACTTCAACCTCGCTCTCGACGTGCTGAACGGCAAGGGCCGTCCGGGCATCAAGTATGCCTGCGCCCTGAACGCCGGTGCAGCGCTTTACATCAGCAACAAGGCTGCAAGCATCAAGGAAGGCTTCGACAAGGCGATTAAGGCTATGGAAGACGGCTCCGTTCTCAAGAAGATTGAGGAAGTGAAGGTCGCTACAAACGC
- a CDS encoding anthranilate synthase component I family protein: MTKITHITERPGYAPRTDSIYVALPGERYTPFSLAKKLGAKAIFESASFDHGRSRYSTLMVDEGFRLRQNDKNVSIVVDGKESEFLAEGDGDILDALLKISAENTVPPNQIPIPSSGVGYLGYEFCARCDTIRLAPQVDELNIPEAEFLVGHIYIVFDHFTEKLHLFALNYEEHQIDLKAAIEKVKARLADLDFSYLAPEKQYGKGITMTDLEQSRKEYVEKVAALQKHIVAGNIVQAVPSRRIQFASDIEALDIYRRLRTVNPSPYMFFLDYGTHQFIGASPESLIRVREGIATIHPIAGTRRRGKDDAEDEALMKNLKGDPKERAEHLMLVDLARNDLGRVCDAGTVETTKYMECEKFSHVIHLVSDVQGRVSKNKKAIEVLRSSFPAGTVSGAPKISAIEILSGLEKIKRRFYAGAVGYIESDGDLDFCIAIRCCLKQGKTISLQAGGGIVAASNADREFEETNEKLGAIRAVLEGDN; the protein is encoded by the coding sequence ATGACTAAGATTACTCACATCACCGAACGCCCGGGTTACGCTCCGCGTACTGACAGCATTTACGTTGCACTCCCCGGTGAACGTTACACCCCGTTTTCACTCGCCAAGAAGCTCGGCGCAAAGGCCATCTTCGAATCGGCAAGCTTTGACCACGGTCGTAGCCGTTACTCGACTTTGATGGTCGATGAAGGATTCCGCCTGCGCCAGAACGACAAGAACGTGAGCATTGTCGTGGACGGCAAGGAAAGCGAATTCTTGGCAGAAGGTGATGGCGATATTCTCGACGCCTTGCTCAAGATTTCCGCAGAAAACACGGTGCCGCCAAACCAGATTCCTATTCCGTCTTCGGGCGTGGGCTACCTCGGCTACGAATTCTGTGCCCGCTGCGATACGATTCGCCTTGCCCCGCAGGTGGATGAACTCAACATTCCCGAAGCTGAATTTTTAGTCGGCCACATTTACATTGTATTCGACCACTTCACCGAAAAGCTTCACTTGTTCGCCCTGAACTACGAAGAACACCAGATCGACCTGAAGGCCGCAATTGAAAAGGTGAAGGCACGCCTTGCTGACCTCGACTTTAGCTACCTCGCTCCGGAAAAGCAGTACGGCAAGGGCATTACGATGACCGACCTGGAACAGTCCCGCAAGGAATACGTGGAAAAGGTCGCCGCATTGCAGAAGCACATCGTGGCAGGCAACATCGTTCAGGCTGTGCCATCCCGCCGCATCCAATTCGCAAGCGATATCGAAGCGCTCGACATTTACCGCCGCCTCCGTACGGTGAACCCGTCTCCGTATATGTTCTTCTTGGATTACGGCACACACCAGTTCATCGGCGCATCGCCGGAAAGCTTGATTCGTGTGCGTGAAGGCATCGCTACCATCCACCCGATTGCAGGTACCCGCCGCCGCGGTAAGGATGACGCAGAAGACGAAGCATTGATGAAGAATTTGAAGGGCGATCCGAAGGAACGCGCAGAACACTTGATGCTCGTAGACCTCGCCCGCAACGACCTCGGCCGCGTTTGCGATGCCGGTACGGTCGAAACGACCAAGTACATGGAATGCGAAAAGTTCAGCCACGTGATCCACTTGGTCTCTGACGTGCAAGGCCGCGTTTCCAAGAACAAGAAGGCAATTGAAGTGCTGCGCTCCAGCTTCCCGGCAGGTACGGTGAGCGGTGCTCCGAAAATCAGCGCCATTGAAATTCTTTCTGGTCTCGAAAAAATCAAGCGTCGCTTCTACGCTGGCGCCGTGGGTTACATTGAATCGGACGGTGACTTGGATTTCTGCATCGCTATCCGTTGCTGCTTAAAGCAGGGCAAGACCATCAGCCTCCAGGCAGGCGGTGGCATCGTGGCGGCATCGAACGCTGACCGCGAATTTGAAGAAACGAATGAAAAGCTCGGAGCAATCAGGGCTGTACTGGAGGGTGACAACTAG
- a CDS encoding GTP-binding protein — protein MKSVPITLLTGYLGAGKTTLLNYVLNNQQGYHVAVIVNDIGEVNIDQTLIEKGGNITKEDSGKVVPLSNGCICCSLKTDLIEQIAELLEMGKFDYILIEASGICEPIPIAQTISFAGSQLRSKDGRPLPCHLDNIVAVVDVLRLADEFAGGEKLLDENLEEEDIANLLIQQIEFCNTIILNKVDALNKHDLEHVKAIVKALQPTAKMIETNYGKVDMKDILDTKQFDFNKVAESSTWAIKLNEEGHDNDDDDDDDHDEHEHHHHDHDDDHDEHEHHHHDHEDEDHSHCDHEHGVCHCGHHHDKDHPHGDEYGISTFVFEDHRPLNREKFEAFLDDYPTSIIRTKGLLWFSDERSESYLFEQAGKQASAQNFGRWFAAESKAEQQRILAENPQLQKIWDEKYGDRIIRLVFIGQHMDKKKIIQVMNDCLDD, from the coding sequence ATGAAATCAGTACCTATAACGCTCCTGACCGGTTACCTGGGAGCCGGCAAAACTACTCTCCTCAACTACGTTCTCAACAATCAGCAGGGCTATCACGTCGCCGTCATCGTAAATGACATTGGCGAAGTGAACATCGACCAAACTTTAATTGAAAAGGGCGGAAACATCACGAAGGAAGATTCGGGCAAGGTTGTCCCGCTTTCGAACGGTTGCATCTGCTGCTCGCTCAAGACCGACTTGATCGAACAAATTGCCGAACTTTTGGAAATGGGCAAGTTCGACTACATCCTCATCGAAGCTAGCGGTATCTGCGAGCCGATTCCTATAGCCCAGACCATTAGCTTTGCAGGTAGCCAGCTCCGTAGCAAGGACGGCAGACCTCTCCCCTGCCATTTGGACAACATCGTCGCCGTTGTGGACGTGCTCCGCCTCGCTGACGAATTTGCCGGTGGCGAAAAGCTCCTCGACGAAAATCTCGAAGAAGAAGATATCGCAAACTTGCTCATCCAGCAGATTGAATTCTGCAACACGATTATTTTGAACAAGGTTGACGCGCTCAACAAGCACGACTTGGAACACGTGAAGGCCATCGTGAAGGCTTTGCAGCCGACCGCCAAGATGATCGAGACGAACTACGGCAAGGTCGACATGAAGGACATTCTCGACACGAAGCAGTTCGACTTCAACAAGGTTGCCGAATCGAGTACTTGGGCTATCAAGCTCAACGAAGAAGGTCACGACAACGATGACGATGATGATGACGATCATGACGAACATGAACATCACCACCACGACCATGACGATGACCACGATGAGCACGAGCACCATCATCACGACCACGAAGACGAAGACCACAGCCATTGCGACCACGAACATGGCGTTTGCCACTGCGGCCACCACCACGACAAGGACCATCCGCATGGCGACGAATATGGCATCAGCACGTTCGTGTTCGAAGACCACCGTCCGCTGAACCGCGAAAAGTTCGAAGCGTTCCTCGACGACTATCCGACGAGCATCATCCGCACAAAGGGTCTCCTGTGGTTCAGCGATGAACGCAGTGAAAGCTACTTGTTCGAACAGGCCGGTAAGCAGGCCTCTGCCCAGAATTTTGGACGTTGGTTCGCCGCCGAAAGCAAGGCCGAACAGCAGCGCATCCTCGCCGAAAATCCGCAGCTCCAGAAAATTTGGGACGAAAAGTACGGCGACCGCATCATCCGCTTGGTATTCATTGGCCAGCACATGGACAAGAAGAAGATCATCCAGGTGATGAACGACTGCTTGGACGACTAG